In one window of Hallerella porci DNA:
- a CDS encoding MATE family efflux transporter, with product MVLIIAIFILAETVGLWFVSYHLVIPPERMTAAFWIYQAAVVSFMFTLITTPYMAAIIAHENMNVYAYVSIVEAVLKLAVVFALMIIPQDKLIVYGALMLFVAMVNTTLYRLYCRKHYEECKFKLVWDKGMFKEIFSYSGWNLFGASVGIFKNQLVNILLNQFYGPVVNAARAVSLQVSNAVTSFSQSFCSAMNPQIVKTYAAENKKDCMDLVFKGSKFTFYLLFIFALPLILEMHYVLSLWLKNLPDFVVLFTILTLVDVLVDSMSRTIIMLAQATGKIKLYQSVVGGILLLNLPVSYIALKLGAEAYCVLIIAIAMTLISSIVRVFILRRLTNFQF from the coding sequence GTGGTTTTAATTATTGCGATTTTCATTTTAGCAGAAACTGTGGGGCTTTGGTTTGTGAGTTATCATTTGGTGATTCCACCCGAACGCATGACCGCAGCATTTTGGATTTACCAAGCCGCCGTCGTTTCGTTTATGTTTACTCTCATTACAACGCCTTATATGGCGGCAATCATTGCGCACGAAAACATGAATGTTTATGCATATGTGAGTATCGTCGAAGCGGTGTTAAAATTAGCGGTCGTCTTTGCGTTAATGATTATCCCGCAAGATAAATTGATTGTTTATGGCGCGTTAATGCTTTTTGTGGCGATGGTAAATACAACTCTTTATCGTTTGTATTGCAGAAAACACTATGAAGAATGCAAGTTTAAACTCGTTTGGGATAAGGGGATGTTTAAAGAGATTTTTAGCTATTCGGGGTGGAATTTATTTGGAGCGTCAGTTGGAATTTTTAAAAATCAACTCGTTAATATTTTACTCAACCAATTTTATGGACCGGTTGTAAATGCTGCTCGTGCGGTATCTTTACAAGTGAGTAATGCGGTTACTTCTTTTTCGCAAAGTTTTTGTTCGGCAATGAATCCGCAAATTGTAAAAACATACGCAGCAGAAAACAAAAAAGATTGCATGGATTTAGTTTTTAAGGGTTCAAAATTCACTTTTTATTTGCTTTTTATTTTTGCGCTTCCTTTAATTTTAGAAATGCATTATGTATTATCATTATGGTTAAAAAATCTACCTGATTTTGTTGTTCTTTTTACCATTTTAACTTTAGTCGATGTTTTAGTGGATTCAATGAGTCGAACCATTATTATGCTTGCTCAAGCAACCGGAAAAATTAAATTATACCAAAGTGTTGTCGGCGGCATTCTGCTTTTGAATTTACCTGTTTCCTATATTGCTTTAAAACTAGGGGCAGAAGCGTATTGCGTTTTAATTATTGCCATTGCAATGACTCTTATTTCTTCGATTGTGCGAGTTTTTATTTTAAGGCGCCTCACGAATTTTCAATTTTAG